The following are encoded together in the Bicyclus anynana chromosome 2, ilBicAnyn1.1, whole genome shotgun sequence genome:
- the LOC112058409 gene encoding inactive pancreatic lipase-related protein 1 — protein sequence MREFSSLLVCWLLAHAAAEPDNGFGSFFSKGFKSVAQPVGSFVAAAGNNTVGAAKSFGDGLETVGRPIGERVSSAGEAGKVAAETVGQGLQKEIQTIKHPIDTTIFYGISSQCKNVQKILGVSYEQISDKEPDFEDLKLVFKTELFTTTMSIGNAAAALRVARSYDEDSHLVVFCHGFTDDPSQTSFTSVSQAYFDGGQMSMIALDASPYISWFYLRSTTLVRFIGERLGALLHALVKEGQSPSKIHIVGHSLGAHIAGYTGKHFTELSGSKLGRITGLDPAGPCFSRLQPALRLNRTDADYVDIVHTDAGAYGISEQVGHKDYYPNRGTRQPDCLLQTCSHSRAWELYSESVLRPRAFPAVRCKDWDAFANGDCDFDNISYMGYASEPGPDDEEEGKYFLQTNTTNPFGLGQAGIKYKNMDGIIQNAADFVSG from the exons ATGAGAGAATTCTCCTCCCTGCTGGTCTGCTGGCTGCTGGCGCACGCCGCAGCCGAGCCGGACAATGGCTTCGGCTCGTTCTTCTCCAAGGGCTTCAAGTCGGTCGCGCAGCCCGTCGGCTCGTTCGTAGCCGCTGCAGGAAATAACACTG TCGGTGCAGCGAAGTCATTTGGCGACGGACTGGAGACGGTCGGCCGACCCATCGGCGAAAGAGTTAGCTCAGCGGGAGAAGCGGGCA AGGTGGCAGCGGAGACAGTGGGGCAGGGTCTGCAGAAAGAGATCCAAACTATCAAACACCCCATCGACACCACCATCTTCTACGGCATCTCCTCGCAAT GTAAAAATGTGCAAAAAATATTGGGCGTTTCCTACGAACAAATAAGCGATAAGGAACCGGACTTCGAAGATCTCAAGTTGGTTTTCAAAACGGA GCTATTCACGACGACGATGAGCATCGGCAACGCCGCGGCCGCGCTGCGCGTCGCGCGCTCCTACGACGAGGACTCGCACCTCGTGGTGTTCTGCCACGGGTTCACCGACGACCCCTCCCAGACCAGCTTCACCAGCGTCAGCCAGGCCTACTTCGATGGCGGTCA GATGAGTATGATCGCGCTGGACGCCAGCCCCTACATCAGCTGGTTCTACCTGcgctccaccacgctggtgcGCTTCATCGGGGAACGGTTGGGGGCGCTGCTGCACGCGCTGGTCAAGG AGGGTCAGAGTCCGTCTAAAATCCACATAGTGGGGCACAGCTTGGGCGCGCACATCGCCGGCTACACGGGCAAGCACTTCACGGAGCTGAGCGGCAGCAAGCTGGGCCGCATCACGGGCTTGGACCCCGCCGGGCCCTGCTTCAGCCGCCTGCAGCCCGCGCTGCGGCTCAACCGCACGGACGCGGACTACGTGGACATCGTGCACACCGACGCCGGGGCGTACGGCATCTCAGAGCAAGTCG GCCACAAGGACTACTACCCCAACCGCGGCACCCGGCAGCCCGACTGCCTGCTGCAGACGTGCTCGCACTCGCGCGCCTGGGAGCTGTACAGCGAGTCCGTGCTGCGCCCGCGCGCCTTCCCCGCCGTGCGCTGCAAGGACTGGGACGCCTTCGCCAACGGAGACTGCGACTTCGATAACATCAG TTACATGGGCTACGCGTCCGAGCCGGGCCCCGACGACGAGGAAGAAGGCAAGTACTTCCTGCAGACCAACACCACCAACCCGTTCGGGCTGGGCCAGGCGGGCATCAAGTACAAGAACATGGACGGCATCATACAGAACGCCGCCGACTTCGTGTCGGGAtaa
- the LOC112058464 gene encoding pancreatic triacylglycerol lipase-like, giving the protein MFIDISPTEHVSLLALDASSHIRWLYLRSSSYVRFIGTRLGQVLAATLSNGQDPSLIHIIGNSLGGHIAGFAGKAFTSITGKLIGRISGLDPAGPCFSHVHPDLRLKHTDAAYVDVIHTNAGIFGIRDALGHKDFYPNRGTMQPNCMLQSCSHTRSWLLYGESVMFPRAFPAVRCKDWAAFEDGHCEHEISYMGYASKADGETGLYFLQTDGDYPYGLGLDGVQYKNNDGFVQTIGNFFG; this is encoded by the exons ATGTTTATTGACATTTCTCCCACAGAGCACGTGAGTCTGCTGGCGCTGGACGCCAGCTCGCACATCCGCTGGCTGTACCTGCGCTCCAGCTCCTACGTGCGCTTCATCGGCACCAGGCTCGGGCAAGTCCTCGCCGCCACTCTCTCGA ATGGACAGGACCCGTCTCTCATCCACATCATCGGGAACAGCCTCGGCGGTCACATCGCCGGGTTTGCCGGGAAAGCCTTTACCTCAATAACCGGCAAGCTGATCGGGCGGATATCTGGGCTTGACCCCGCTGGCCCGTGCTTCAGCCACGTCCACCCGGACTTGCGACTCAAGCACACGGACGCCGCGTACGTGGACGTCATACATACGAATGCTGGCATTTTCGGAATCAGAGATGCTCTTG GCCACAAGGACTTCTACCCCAACCGAGGCACGATGCAGCCCAACTGCATGCTGCAGTCGTGCTCGCACACCCGCTCCTGGCTGCTGTACGGCGAGTCGGTGATGTTCCCGCGAGCCTTCCCCGCCGTGCGCTGCAAGGACTGGGCGGCGTTCGAGGACGGACACTGCGAACATGAGATCAG TTACATGGGCTACGCGTCCAAAGCAGACGGCGAGACCGGTCTGTACTTCCTGCAGACCGACGGCGACTACCCCTATGGTCTGGGCCTCGATGGCGTGCAGTACAAGAACAACGACGGGTTTGTGCAGACTATCGGGAACTTTTTtggataa
- the LOC112058410 gene encoding protein 4.1 homolog → MRESLRRLASDDGMAARLNAGRVRVELLTGEHITVDVERKATGADLLDKVCEVLDVMETDYFGLLHVQRGDPRVWVDLRRRLSKTFRNEPWDVRFAGKFYPPEPSELRDEQARYQLGLAVRRDLMEGRLTCSNITYALLASYVLQSELGDREARVSTSVIAAHDAVPLHVLTPDLEEKIDELYRKHKGQTPAEAELNYLENAKKLALYGAEVHKVKDCDDVDISLAVCAAGVAVVRDGLVMNRFPWAKILKISYHKREFFLRLRPSEFDEFETQLGFRLPSSRASKRLWRCSVELHMFFRREAPVRVERISGFPRLGSRRVSCRRTLRQLRAAPRGVTVRAS, encoded by the exons ATGCGCGAGAGTCTGCGGCGCCTGGCGTCCGACGACGGCATGGCGGCGCGCCTCAACGCCGGCAGGGTGCGCGTCGAGCTGCTGACAGGGGAGCACATCACCGTCGATGTTGAG AGAAAAGCGACCGGAGCCGACCTGCTGGACAAAGTGTGCGAAGTGCTGGATGTAATGGAAACAGATTACTTCGGTCTGCTGCACGTGCAGCGAGGGGACCCGCGCGTGTGGGTGGACTTGAGGAGACGATTGTCTAAGACCTTTAGAA ACGAGCCGTGGGACGTGCGGTTTGCAGGCAAGTTCTACCCGCCGGAGCCGTCGGAGCTGAGGGACGAGCAGGCGCGCTACCAGCTCGGCCTCGCTGTCAGAAGAGATCTCATGGAAG GTCGGTTAACGTGCTCCAACATCACGTACGCGCTGCTGGCGTCGTACGTGCTGCAGTCGGAGCTGGGCGACCGCGAGGCGCGCGTCAGCACCAGCGTCATCGCCGCGCACGACGCCGTGCCGCTGCACGTGCTCACGCCTGATCTGGAGGAGAAGATCGACGAGCTGTATAGGAAACACAA AGGTCAGACGCCAGCAGAAGCGGAGCTGAACTACCTCGAGAACGCCAAGAAGTTAGCGCTGTACGGGGCGGAGGTGCACAAGGTCAAAGACTGCGACGACGTGGACATCTCGCTGGCGGTGTGCGCCGCCGGAGTCGCCGTCGTCAGAGACGG GCTCGTGATGAACCGCTTCCCGTGGGCCAAGATCCTGAAGATCAGCTACCACAAGCGCGAGTTCTTCCTGCGCCTGCGCCCGAGCGAGTTCGACGAGTTCGAGACGCAGCTCGGCTTCCGCCTGCCGTCCAGCCGCGCCAGCAAGCGGCTCTGGCGCTGCAGCGTGGAGCTGCACATGTTCTTCAG ACGCGAGGCGCCGGTGAGGGTGGAGCGCATATCGGGCTTTCCGCGCCTGGGCTCACGGCGCGTGTCATGTCGGCGCACGCTGAGGCAGCTGCGTGCCGCGCCGCGCGGCGTTACGGTACGCGCCAGCTAG